The following proteins are co-located in the Silene latifolia isolate original U9 population chromosome 1, ASM4854445v1, whole genome shotgun sequence genome:
- the LOC141600585 gene encoding ABC transporter G family member 39-like isoform X5, which translates to MCADTIVGDEMRRGISGGEKKRLTIGEMLVGPAIFFLMDGISTGLDSSTTFKICKYISEMVHILDMTTVISLLQPTPETYELFDDIILLSEGQIVYQGPRDLILDFFEYVGFKCPKRKGVADFLQEVTSIKNQEQYWSSKDKQPYEYVSVSEFVQHFRSFQVGQKLTSDLGIPYDKSDAHPDALVKDKFGISSWKLLTACFSREWLLMKRNSFLYIFKSVQITVMSIATLTAFFRTTMNNKTAADGEKYLGAIFFSLTNFVFNGMAETTLTVMGLPVFYKQRDSLFYPAWAYALPVWVLRIPISFMESAIWAILTYYTIGFAPAASRFFCQWLAFFCIHQMALSIFRFIGAVGRTIVIANAISMISMLVIFVLGGFIIAKGDLGPWIKWGYYLSPMMYGQHALVINEFVDKRWSTPNTDLRIKEPTVGKVVLASRDFFDQEYWFWLSIGALLGFSLLFNLLYILALTYLNPSIDAKARVQDHDGAIKDKKVFSSEEPNAINIDTRTDKEYSSLDTNAPKMGMVLPFRPLSLAFNHINYYVDTPSEMKSLGYGDDRLQLLKDVSGAFRPGILTALVGVTGAGKTTLMDVLSGRKTSGYIEGNITVSGYPKNQATFARICGYCEQIDIHSPNVTVYESLLYSAWLRLSSDIDSKTRQMFIEEVMKLIELEPLKDAIVGLPGISGLSSEQRKRLTIAVELVANPSIIFMDEPTSGLDARAAAIVMRTVRNTVNTGRTVVCTIHQPSIDIFESFDELLLMKRGGQLTYAGPLGRDSHILVKYFEAIPKVPKIKEGQNPATWMLDITSPQMEAEINVDFAEIYTNSSFYIKNQEIVDELSIPRPDSEDIHFPTKHSQPLGVQFKACFWKQYRSYWQNPSYNGVRFFMMTAMGILLGVMFWNKGSQVVNEQGLMNFIGVMFSAILFLGGSNALNVQTVVASERTVFYRERAAGMYSALPFALAQLVIEMIYLAIGSFIYVILMYSMIGFEWTFTKCFYFYYYIYMCFMYYTVYGMMLVSLTPRPEFSAILMTFFVTLWNLFAGFLLPRMLIPVWWRWYYWASPVAWTMYGLVTSQVGDNNSIVLQVPEVGSVPLPTYLKQLFGYDFHFLPFVVVAHLGWVFLFFIVFAYGIKTFNFQKR; encoded by the exons ATGTGTGCCGACACCATTGTGGGTGATGAAATGAGAAGGGGAATTTCTGGTGGTGAAAAGAAGCGGTTAACCATTG GGGAAATGTTGGTAGGAcctgcaattttttttttgatggaCGGGATATCAACAGGTTTAGATAGCTCGACTACATTCAAGATATGCAAGTACATTAGTGAAATGGTCCATATTCTAGACATGACAACAGTCATATCTCTCTTGCAACCAACTCCCGAGACATACGAGCTCTTTGATGATATCATTCTTCTTTCGGAGGGTCAAATTGTGTACCAAGGACCAAGGGATCTTATCCTCGACTTCTTCGAATATGTCGGGTTCAAATGCCCCAAAAGAAAAGGAGTAGCCGATTTTCTCCAAGAGGTCACCTCTATTAAAAACCAAGAACAGTATTGGTCTAGTAAGGATAAGCAACCTTATGAATACGTATCTGTGTCAGAATTTGTCCAACATTTCCGATCTTTTCAAGTCGGTCAAAAATTGACCTCTGATCTTGGTATTCCTTATGATAAATCTGACGCTCATCCTGATGCTTTAGTGAAGGATAAGTTTGGTATTTCCAGTTGGAAATTACTGACTGCTTGTTTTTCGAGGGAGTGGTTATTAATGAAAAGAAATTCATTTTTGTATATATTCAAGAGTGTCCAGATAACAGTTATGTCAATTGCTACATTGACTGCCTTCTTTAGGACAACAATGAACAATAAAACGGCGGCTGATGGGGAAAAGTACTTGGGAGCTATCTTCTTTAGCCTCACAAATTTTGTGTTCAATGGAATGGCCGAAACTACCTTGACTGTAATGGGCCTCCCTGTATTCTACAAACAAAGAGATTCTTTGTTTTATCCAGCTTGGGCTTATGCATTACCAGTTTGGGTCCTTCGGATTCCTATATCGTTTATGGAGTCAGCAATTTGGGCAATCCTTACTTATTACACAATTGGATTTGCTCCCGCTGCAAGTAG GTTCTTTTGTCAATGGCTTGCTTTCTTTTGTATCCATCAAATGGCTTTATCCATATTTCGGTTCATTGGTGCCGTTGGAAGGACGATTGTGATAGCTAATGCTATTAGTATGATTTCAATGTTGGTAATTTTTGTCCTCGGTGGTTTTATCATTGCTAAAG GTGACCTTGGCCCTTGGATCAAATGGGGGTACTATCTTTCTCCTATGATGTATGGACAACATGCTTTAGTTATTAATGAATTCGTCGACAAGAGATGGAGCACG CCAAATACAGACTTAAGAATCAAAGAACCAACTGTTGGCAAAGTTGTACTTGCATCAAGAGACTTCTTCGACCAGGAATATTGGTTTTGGTTAAGCATCGGAGCACTCCTTGgattttctcttcttttcaacCTACTATACATTCTGGCATTAACCTACTTAAATC CTTCCATTGATGCAAAAGCCAGAGTGCAAGATCATGATGGTGCAATCAAAGATAAAAAGGTGTTCTCCTCTGAAGAACCTAATGCCATAAATATTGATACTCGAACTGATAAAGAGTATTCAAGTCTAGATACCAATGCACCGAAAATGGGAATGGTGCTACCTTTCCGTCCACTTTCTCTAGCATTCAATCACATCAATTACTATGTGGATACCCCATCT GAGATGAAAAGTTTAGGCTATGGGGATGATCGCTTACAATTGTTAAAAGACGTGAGTGGAGCATTTAGGCCAGGCATATTAACAGCACTTGTGGGTGTAACAGGAGCTGGGAAAACTACTCTAATGGACGTGCTAAGTGGGAGAAAAACAAGTGGTTATATTGAGGGCAACATCACCGTTTCTGGTTATCCAAAAAATCAAGCAACATTTGCTCGAATTTGTGGCTACTGTGAACAAATTGACATTCATTCTCCAAATGTCACAGTCTATGAATCTCTCTTGTACTCTGCCTGGCTTCGTCTCTCTTCAGATATTGACTCAAAGACAAGACAG ATGTTTATTGAGGAAGTAATGAAATTGATCGAGCTTGAGCCGCTGAAAGATGCTATAGTTGGCTTACCAGGAATAAGTGGGTTGTCAAGTGAACAAAGGAAGAGATTGACAATAGCAGTAGAGTTAGTTGCAAACCCTTCCATTATATTCATGGATGAGCCTACCTCTGGTCTTGATGCTAGGGCTGCTGCAATTGTTATGCGCACTGTAAGAAACACAGTTAATACTGGAAGAACTGTGGTTTGTACTATTCATCAACCCAGCATAGACATCTTTGAGTCCTTTGATGAG CTCCTACTAATGAAGAGGGGAGGACAACTAACCTACGCAGGACCCCTTGGACGTGATTCTCATATACTTGTTAAATACTTTGAG GCCATCCCTAAAGTTCCTAAAATAAAAGAGGGTCAGAATCCAGCCACATGGATGCTTGATATAACTTCTCCTCAGATGGAAGCCGAAATTAATGTGGATTTTGCAGAGATTTACACCAATTCCTCATTCTACAT AAAAAATCAAGAAATAGTTGACGAGCTTAGTATTCCGAGGCCAGATTCGGAGGATATCCACTTCCCAACTAAACACTCTCAACCACTTGGTGTTCAATTTAAAGCATGTTTTTGGAAGCAGTATCGGTCTTATTGGCAAAATCCATCATACAATGGTGTTCGTTTCTTTATGATGACAGCCATGGGTATTCTGCTTGGTGTTATGTTCTGGAACAAGGGAAGTCAAGT GGTGAATGAACAAGGTTTGATGAACTTTATAGGAGTGATGTTTTCTGCCATCCTTTTTCTTGGTGGGAGTAATGCCTTAAATGTCCAAACGGTTGTTGCAAGTGAGAGAACTGTTTTCTACCGCGAAAGAGCAGCAGGAATGTACTCGGCTCTACCATTTGCCCTAGCTCAG CTAGTGATAGAGATGATTTACCTCGCAATTGGATCATTCATCTATGTCATTCTCATGTACTCTATGATCGGATTCGAGTGGACATTTACCAAATGCTTCTACTTCTATTACTACATCTACATGTGCTTTATGTACTACACGGTGTATGGGATGATGCTTGTTTCACTGACACCACGACCAGAATTTTCAGCCATTTTGATGACTTTCTTTGTTACCCTGTGGAATCTATTTGCTGGGTTTTTACTTCCTAGAATG TTAATACCGGTATGGTGGAGGTGGTACTACTGGGCATCCCCAGTGGCATGGACAATGTATGGGTTAGTTACATCGCAAGTCGGTGACAAtaattcaattgttcttcaagtGCCTGAAGTTGGAAGTGTGCCCTTGCCTACTTACCTCAAGCAACTCTTTGGTTATGACTTCCATTTTCTACCTTTTGTAGTTGTTGCCCATCTTGGTTGGGTCTTCCTCTTCTTTATTGTCTTTGCCTATGGCATCAAGACCTTCAACTTCCAAAAAAGATAG
- the LOC141600585 gene encoding ABC transporter G family member 39-like isoform X4, which produces MNCVCAFSIFISDGFGLETFLLWVLQMMSSHKLLAILGLDMCADTIVGDEMRRGISGGEKKRLTIGEMLVGPAIFFLMDGISTGLDSSTTFKICKYISEMVHILDMTTVISLLQPTPETYELFDDIILLSEGQIVYQGPRDLILDFFEYVGFKCPKRKGVADFLQEVTSIKNQEQYWSSKDKQPYEYVSVSEFVQHFRSFQVGQKLTSDLGIPYDKSDAHPDALVKDKFGISSWKLLTACFSREWLLMKRNSFLYIFKSVQITVMSIATLTAFFRTTMNNKTAADGEKYLGAIFFSLTNFVFNGMAETTLTVMGLPVFYKQRDSLFYPAWAYALPVWVLRIPISFMESAIWAILTYYTIGFAPAASRFFCQWLAFFCIHQMALSIFRFIGAVGRTIVIANAISMISMLVIFVLGGFIIAKGDLGPWIKWGYYLSPMMYGQHALVINEFVDKRWSTPNTDLRIKEPTVGKVVLASRDFFDQEYWFWLSIGALLGFSLLFNLLYILALTYLNPSIDAKARVQDHDGAIKDKKVFSSEEPNAINIDTRTDKEYSSLDTNAPKMGMVLPFRPLSLAFNHINYYVDTPSEMKSLGYGDDRLQLLKDVSGAFRPGILTALVGVTGAGKTTLMDVLSGRKTSGYIEGNITVSGYPKNQATFARICGYCEQIDIHSPNVTVYESLLYSAWLRLSSDIDSKTRQMFIEEVMKLIELEPLKDAIVGLPGISGLSSEQRKRLTIAVELVANPSIIFMDEPTSGLDARAAAIVMRTVRNTVNTGRTVVCTIHQPSIDIFESFDELLLMKRGGQLTYAGPLGRDSHILVKYFEAIPKVPKIKEGQNPATWMLDITSPQMEAEINVDFAEIYTNSSFYIKNQEIVDELSIPRPDSEDIHFPTKHSQPLGVQFKACFWKQYRSYWQNPSYNGVRFFMMTAMGILLGVMFWNKGSQVVNEQGLMNFIGVMFSAILFLGGSNALNVQTVVASERTVFYRERAAGMYSALPFALAQLVIEMIYLAIGSFIYVILMYSMIGFEWTFTKCFYFYYYIYMCFMYYTVYGMMLVSLTPRPEFSAILMTFFVTLWNLFAGFLLPRMLIPVWWRWYYWASPVAWTMYGLVTSQVGDNNSIVLQVPEVGSVPLPTYLKQLFGYDFHFLPFVVVAHLGWVFLFFIVFAYGIKTFNFQKR; this is translated from the exons ATGAACTGCGTTTGTGCcttttccatttttatttctgATGGATTTGG ATTGGAAACCTTTCTCTTATGGGTGCTTCAAATGATGTCATCTCACAAATTACTGGCG ATACTTGGCTTGGACATGTGTGCCGACACCATTGTGGGTGATGAAATGAGAAGGGGAATTTCTGGTGGTGAAAAGAAGCGGTTAACCATTG GGGAAATGTTGGTAGGAcctgcaattttttttttgatggaCGGGATATCAACAGGTTTAGATAGCTCGACTACATTCAAGATATGCAAGTACATTAGTGAAATGGTCCATATTCTAGACATGACAACAGTCATATCTCTCTTGCAACCAACTCCCGAGACATACGAGCTCTTTGATGATATCATTCTTCTTTCGGAGGGTCAAATTGTGTACCAAGGACCAAGGGATCTTATCCTCGACTTCTTCGAATATGTCGGGTTCAAATGCCCCAAAAGAAAAGGAGTAGCCGATTTTCTCCAAGAGGTCACCTCTATTAAAAACCAAGAACAGTATTGGTCTAGTAAGGATAAGCAACCTTATGAATACGTATCTGTGTCAGAATTTGTCCAACATTTCCGATCTTTTCAAGTCGGTCAAAAATTGACCTCTGATCTTGGTATTCCTTATGATAAATCTGACGCTCATCCTGATGCTTTAGTGAAGGATAAGTTTGGTATTTCCAGTTGGAAATTACTGACTGCTTGTTTTTCGAGGGAGTGGTTATTAATGAAAAGAAATTCATTTTTGTATATATTCAAGAGTGTCCAGATAACAGTTATGTCAATTGCTACATTGACTGCCTTCTTTAGGACAACAATGAACAATAAAACGGCGGCTGATGGGGAAAAGTACTTGGGAGCTATCTTCTTTAGCCTCACAAATTTTGTGTTCAATGGAATGGCCGAAACTACCTTGACTGTAATGGGCCTCCCTGTATTCTACAAACAAAGAGATTCTTTGTTTTATCCAGCTTGGGCTTATGCATTACCAGTTTGGGTCCTTCGGATTCCTATATCGTTTATGGAGTCAGCAATTTGGGCAATCCTTACTTATTACACAATTGGATTTGCTCCCGCTGCAAGTAG GTTCTTTTGTCAATGGCTTGCTTTCTTTTGTATCCATCAAATGGCTTTATCCATATTTCGGTTCATTGGTGCCGTTGGAAGGACGATTGTGATAGCTAATGCTATTAGTATGATTTCAATGTTGGTAATTTTTGTCCTCGGTGGTTTTATCATTGCTAAAG GTGACCTTGGCCCTTGGATCAAATGGGGGTACTATCTTTCTCCTATGATGTATGGACAACATGCTTTAGTTATTAATGAATTCGTCGACAAGAGATGGAGCACG CCAAATACAGACTTAAGAATCAAAGAACCAACTGTTGGCAAAGTTGTACTTGCATCAAGAGACTTCTTCGACCAGGAATATTGGTTTTGGTTAAGCATCGGAGCACTCCTTGgattttctcttcttttcaacCTACTATACATTCTGGCATTAACCTACTTAAATC CTTCCATTGATGCAAAAGCCAGAGTGCAAGATCATGATGGTGCAATCAAAGATAAAAAGGTGTTCTCCTCTGAAGAACCTAATGCCATAAATATTGATACTCGAACTGATAAAGAGTATTCAAGTCTAGATACCAATGCACCGAAAATGGGAATGGTGCTACCTTTCCGTCCACTTTCTCTAGCATTCAATCACATCAATTACTATGTGGATACCCCATCT GAGATGAAAAGTTTAGGCTATGGGGATGATCGCTTACAATTGTTAAAAGACGTGAGTGGAGCATTTAGGCCAGGCATATTAACAGCACTTGTGGGTGTAACAGGAGCTGGGAAAACTACTCTAATGGACGTGCTAAGTGGGAGAAAAACAAGTGGTTATATTGAGGGCAACATCACCGTTTCTGGTTATCCAAAAAATCAAGCAACATTTGCTCGAATTTGTGGCTACTGTGAACAAATTGACATTCATTCTCCAAATGTCACAGTCTATGAATCTCTCTTGTACTCTGCCTGGCTTCGTCTCTCTTCAGATATTGACTCAAAGACAAGACAG ATGTTTATTGAGGAAGTAATGAAATTGATCGAGCTTGAGCCGCTGAAAGATGCTATAGTTGGCTTACCAGGAATAAGTGGGTTGTCAAGTGAACAAAGGAAGAGATTGACAATAGCAGTAGAGTTAGTTGCAAACCCTTCCATTATATTCATGGATGAGCCTACCTCTGGTCTTGATGCTAGGGCTGCTGCAATTGTTATGCGCACTGTAAGAAACACAGTTAATACTGGAAGAACTGTGGTTTGTACTATTCATCAACCCAGCATAGACATCTTTGAGTCCTTTGATGAG CTCCTACTAATGAAGAGGGGAGGACAACTAACCTACGCAGGACCCCTTGGACGTGATTCTCATATACTTGTTAAATACTTTGAG GCCATCCCTAAAGTTCCTAAAATAAAAGAGGGTCAGAATCCAGCCACATGGATGCTTGATATAACTTCTCCTCAGATGGAAGCCGAAATTAATGTGGATTTTGCAGAGATTTACACCAATTCCTCATTCTACAT AAAAAATCAAGAAATAGTTGACGAGCTTAGTATTCCGAGGCCAGATTCGGAGGATATCCACTTCCCAACTAAACACTCTCAACCACTTGGTGTTCAATTTAAAGCATGTTTTTGGAAGCAGTATCGGTCTTATTGGCAAAATCCATCATACAATGGTGTTCGTTTCTTTATGATGACAGCCATGGGTATTCTGCTTGGTGTTATGTTCTGGAACAAGGGAAGTCAAGT GGTGAATGAACAAGGTTTGATGAACTTTATAGGAGTGATGTTTTCTGCCATCCTTTTTCTTGGTGGGAGTAATGCCTTAAATGTCCAAACGGTTGTTGCAAGTGAGAGAACTGTTTTCTACCGCGAAAGAGCAGCAGGAATGTACTCGGCTCTACCATTTGCCCTAGCTCAG CTAGTGATAGAGATGATTTACCTCGCAATTGGATCATTCATCTATGTCATTCTCATGTACTCTATGATCGGATTCGAGTGGACATTTACCAAATGCTTCTACTTCTATTACTACATCTACATGTGCTTTATGTACTACACGGTGTATGGGATGATGCTTGTTTCACTGACACCACGACCAGAATTTTCAGCCATTTTGATGACTTTCTTTGTTACCCTGTGGAATCTATTTGCTGGGTTTTTACTTCCTAGAATG TTAATACCGGTATGGTGGAGGTGGTACTACTGGGCATCCCCAGTGGCATGGACAATGTATGGGTTAGTTACATCGCAAGTCGGTGACAAtaattcaattgttcttcaagtGCCTGAAGTTGGAAGTGTGCCCTTGCCTACTTACCTCAAGCAACTCTTTGGTTATGACTTCCATTTTCTACCTTTTGTAGTTGTTGCCCATCTTGGTTGGGTCTTCCTCTTCTTTATTGTCTTTGCCTATGGCATCAAGACCTTCAACTTCCAAAAAAGATAG
- the LOC141600585 gene encoding ABC transporter G family member 39-like isoform X3 yields MGASNDVISQITGGLRSFKIVQDSKVILGILCVMRECKNVICSLADGMMVFLWSLILGLDMCADTIVGDEMRRGISGGEKKRLTIGEMLVGPAIFFLMDGISTGLDSSTTFKICKYISEMVHILDMTTVISLLQPTPETYELFDDIILLSEGQIVYQGPRDLILDFFEYVGFKCPKRKGVADFLQEVTSIKNQEQYWSSKDKQPYEYVSVSEFVQHFRSFQVGQKLTSDLGIPYDKSDAHPDALVKDKFGISSWKLLTACFSREWLLMKRNSFLYIFKSVQITVMSIATLTAFFRTTMNNKTAADGEKYLGAIFFSLTNFVFNGMAETTLTVMGLPVFYKQRDSLFYPAWAYALPVWVLRIPISFMESAIWAILTYYTIGFAPAASRFFCQWLAFFCIHQMALSIFRFIGAVGRTIVIANAISMISMLVIFVLGGFIIAKGDLGPWIKWGYYLSPMMYGQHALVINEFVDKRWSTPNTDLRIKEPTVGKVVLASRDFFDQEYWFWLSIGALLGFSLLFNLLYILALTYLNPSIDAKARVQDHDGAIKDKKVFSSEEPNAINIDTRTDKEYSSLDTNAPKMGMVLPFRPLSLAFNHINYYVDTPSEMKSLGYGDDRLQLLKDVSGAFRPGILTALVGVTGAGKTTLMDVLSGRKTSGYIEGNITVSGYPKNQATFARICGYCEQIDIHSPNVTVYESLLYSAWLRLSSDIDSKTRQMFIEEVMKLIELEPLKDAIVGLPGISGLSSEQRKRLTIAVELVANPSIIFMDEPTSGLDARAAAIVMRTVRNTVNTGRTVVCTIHQPSIDIFESFDELLLMKRGGQLTYAGPLGRDSHILVKYFEAIPKVPKIKEGQNPATWMLDITSPQMEAEINVDFAEIYTNSSFYIKNQEIVDELSIPRPDSEDIHFPTKHSQPLGVQFKACFWKQYRSYWQNPSYNGVRFFMMTAMGILLGVMFWNKGSQVVNEQGLMNFIGVMFSAILFLGGSNALNVQTVVASERTVFYRERAAGMYSALPFALAQLVIEMIYLAIGSFIYVILMYSMIGFEWTFTKCFYFYYYIYMCFMYYTVYGMMLVSLTPRPEFSAILMTFFVTLWNLFAGFLLPRMLIPVWWRWYYWASPVAWTMYGLVTSQVGDNNSIVLQVPEVGSVPLPTYLKQLFGYDFHFLPFVVVAHLGWVFLFFIVFAYGIKTFNFQKR; encoded by the exons ATGGGTGCTTCAAATGATGTCATCTCACAAATTACTGGCG GATTGAGGAGTTTCAAGATTGTCCAAGACTCCAAGGTGATTCTAGGCATTCTTTGTGTGATGAGAGAATGCAAAAACGTAATTTGTTCTCTTGCGGATGGGATGATGGTGTTCTTATGGTCTTTG ATACTTGGCTTGGACATGTGTGCCGACACCATTGTGGGTGATGAAATGAGAAGGGGAATTTCTGGTGGTGAAAAGAAGCGGTTAACCATTG GGGAAATGTTGGTAGGAcctgcaattttttttttgatggaCGGGATATCAACAGGTTTAGATAGCTCGACTACATTCAAGATATGCAAGTACATTAGTGAAATGGTCCATATTCTAGACATGACAACAGTCATATCTCTCTTGCAACCAACTCCCGAGACATACGAGCTCTTTGATGATATCATTCTTCTTTCGGAGGGTCAAATTGTGTACCAAGGACCAAGGGATCTTATCCTCGACTTCTTCGAATATGTCGGGTTCAAATGCCCCAAAAGAAAAGGAGTAGCCGATTTTCTCCAAGAGGTCACCTCTATTAAAAACCAAGAACAGTATTGGTCTAGTAAGGATAAGCAACCTTATGAATACGTATCTGTGTCAGAATTTGTCCAACATTTCCGATCTTTTCAAGTCGGTCAAAAATTGACCTCTGATCTTGGTATTCCTTATGATAAATCTGACGCTCATCCTGATGCTTTAGTGAAGGATAAGTTTGGTATTTCCAGTTGGAAATTACTGACTGCTTGTTTTTCGAGGGAGTGGTTATTAATGAAAAGAAATTCATTTTTGTATATATTCAAGAGTGTCCAGATAACAGTTATGTCAATTGCTACATTGACTGCCTTCTTTAGGACAACAATGAACAATAAAACGGCGGCTGATGGGGAAAAGTACTTGGGAGCTATCTTCTTTAGCCTCACAAATTTTGTGTTCAATGGAATGGCCGAAACTACCTTGACTGTAATGGGCCTCCCTGTATTCTACAAACAAAGAGATTCTTTGTTTTATCCAGCTTGGGCTTATGCATTACCAGTTTGGGTCCTTCGGATTCCTATATCGTTTATGGAGTCAGCAATTTGGGCAATCCTTACTTATTACACAATTGGATTTGCTCCCGCTGCAAGTAG GTTCTTTTGTCAATGGCTTGCTTTCTTTTGTATCCATCAAATGGCTTTATCCATATTTCGGTTCATTGGTGCCGTTGGAAGGACGATTGTGATAGCTAATGCTATTAGTATGATTTCAATGTTGGTAATTTTTGTCCTCGGTGGTTTTATCATTGCTAAAG GTGACCTTGGCCCTTGGATCAAATGGGGGTACTATCTTTCTCCTATGATGTATGGACAACATGCTTTAGTTATTAATGAATTCGTCGACAAGAGATGGAGCACG CCAAATACAGACTTAAGAATCAAAGAACCAACTGTTGGCAAAGTTGTACTTGCATCAAGAGACTTCTTCGACCAGGAATATTGGTTTTGGTTAAGCATCGGAGCACTCCTTGgattttctcttcttttcaacCTACTATACATTCTGGCATTAACCTACTTAAATC CTTCCATTGATGCAAAAGCCAGAGTGCAAGATCATGATGGTGCAATCAAAGATAAAAAGGTGTTCTCCTCTGAAGAACCTAATGCCATAAATATTGATACTCGAACTGATAAAGAGTATTCAAGTCTAGATACCAATGCACCGAAAATGGGAATGGTGCTACCTTTCCGTCCACTTTCTCTAGCATTCAATCACATCAATTACTATGTGGATACCCCATCT GAGATGAAAAGTTTAGGCTATGGGGATGATCGCTTACAATTGTTAAAAGACGTGAGTGGAGCATTTAGGCCAGGCATATTAACAGCACTTGTGGGTGTAACAGGAGCTGGGAAAACTACTCTAATGGACGTGCTAAGTGGGAGAAAAACAAGTGGTTATATTGAGGGCAACATCACCGTTTCTGGTTATCCAAAAAATCAAGCAACATTTGCTCGAATTTGTGGCTACTGTGAACAAATTGACATTCATTCTCCAAATGTCACAGTCTATGAATCTCTCTTGTACTCTGCCTGGCTTCGTCTCTCTTCAGATATTGACTCAAAGACAAGACAG ATGTTTATTGAGGAAGTAATGAAATTGATCGAGCTTGAGCCGCTGAAAGATGCTATAGTTGGCTTACCAGGAATAAGTGGGTTGTCAAGTGAACAAAGGAAGAGATTGACAATAGCAGTAGAGTTAGTTGCAAACCCTTCCATTATATTCATGGATGAGCCTACCTCTGGTCTTGATGCTAGGGCTGCTGCAATTGTTATGCGCACTGTAAGAAACACAGTTAATACTGGAAGAACTGTGGTTTGTACTATTCATCAACCCAGCATAGACATCTTTGAGTCCTTTGATGAG CTCCTACTAATGAAGAGGGGAGGACAACTAACCTACGCAGGACCCCTTGGACGTGATTCTCATATACTTGTTAAATACTTTGAG GCCATCCCTAAAGTTCCTAAAATAAAAGAGGGTCAGAATCCAGCCACATGGATGCTTGATATAACTTCTCCTCAGATGGAAGCCGAAATTAATGTGGATTTTGCAGAGATTTACACCAATTCCTCATTCTACAT AAAAAATCAAGAAATAGTTGACGAGCTTAGTATTCCGAGGCCAGATTCGGAGGATATCCACTTCCCAACTAAACACTCTCAACCACTTGGTGTTCAATTTAAAGCATGTTTTTGGAAGCAGTATCGGTCTTATTGGCAAAATCCATCATACAATGGTGTTCGTTTCTTTATGATGACAGCCATGGGTATTCTGCTTGGTGTTATGTTCTGGAACAAGGGAAGTCAAGT GGTGAATGAACAAGGTTTGATGAACTTTATAGGAGTGATGTTTTCTGCCATCCTTTTTCTTGGTGGGAGTAATGCCTTAAATGTCCAAACGGTTGTTGCAAGTGAGAGAACTGTTTTCTACCGCGAAAGAGCAGCAGGAATGTACTCGGCTCTACCATTTGCCCTAGCTCAG CTAGTGATAGAGATGATTTACCTCGCAATTGGATCATTCATCTATGTCATTCTCATGTACTCTATGATCGGATTCGAGTGGACATTTACCAAATGCTTCTACTTCTATTACTACATCTACATGTGCTTTATGTACTACACGGTGTATGGGATGATGCTTGTTTCACTGACACCACGACCAGAATTTTCAGCCATTTTGATGACTTTCTTTGTTACCCTGTGGAATCTATTTGCTGGGTTTTTACTTCCTAGAATG TTAATACCGGTATGGTGGAGGTGGTACTACTGGGCATCCCCAGTGGCATGGACAATGTATGGGTTAGTTACATCGCAAGTCGGTGACAAtaattcaattgttcttcaagtGCCTGAAGTTGGAAGTGTGCCCTTGCCTACTTACCTCAAGCAACTCTTTGGTTATGACTTCCATTTTCTACCTTTTGTAGTTGTTGCCCATCTTGGTTGGGTCTTCCTCTTCTTTATTGTCTTTGCCTATGGCATCAAGACCTTCAACTTCCAAAAAAGATAG